Below is a genomic region from Deinococcus koreensis.
GAGAAGTGCGATTACCAGTGGGATGAAGACGTACGCTGGCCAGAACTGGCGGAAGGTAACGACAAGGTTTGGGTCGGATTCGAAAGACGCTCTGGCCATGAGATACCACGCGAACAGCAAAACCAGAGTCACAGGGCCTTCCAGCCGTCCCCCGAGAGCCAGCAGGGGCACGCCGTTGACCGCGTCGCTGACAGAGGCCAGCACCACCAGAACGCCAATCCAGAGATCGGAGCGTCGGAGAGAGATAGCGCGGTACTGCCCACGCAATACGAACAACAGCACGAAAGCTGTCAGGGTTAGCAGTTTGGCGTAGAGGAACACCACGACACCATCCGAGCGGATAGGAAGCATGGCTACTGGAAAAAGAATCAGGAACGCGAGCAGGGGATTCATGCCATTCACCCGATTGAGAGGCCCACACCTGATGAGGCGAACGTCAGGAGAAGGAGCGAAATGGAAGTTGGGGATGCGCTTGCATCCCCAACGTATATCGGCGGCGACCTTAGTAGGTCTTGGTGACCTTGACCGCGTTGGTGGAGGTCGAGACGATGGTGTAGCGGCCGCTCGTGGCGTCGTAAGCCACCGTGCAGCCGGAGACGGAGGCGGGCAGCGCAGTCGGTGCGCCTTCAGCCTGCAGGGGCGCAGCAAGGCAGTCAGAGACGCCCTTGAGGGTGGTCTGCTTGGCGGCGGTGTCGGCAGCGGTGTCGGCGGCGGCGATCCAGGTGGCGACCTGGCCGGCGAAGGCGTTGTTGGCCGTGTCGTTGGCACGCTTCCGGGCGTTCAGCACGTTGGGGATCAGCACGGCGGCCAGGATGCCGATGATGGCGATGACGATCAGCAGCTCGATCAGGGTGAAGCCTTGGGTTCCGTTCTTCATGGTGTGCTCCTGGGCCGTCCGGTGGGTATAGGTACCGGGGGGCCGGGTATTGCATTCGCAGGTCAAAAGACTCTCCTGCTGATTATCAGAATACGTCTGAAATCTCACATTCCTCTTA
It encodes:
- a CDS encoding type II secretion system protein — translated: MKNGTQGFTLIELLIVIAIIGILAAVLIPNVLNARKRANDTANNAFAGQVATWIAAADTAADTAAKQTTLKGVSDCLAAPLQAEGAPTALPASVSGCTVAYDATSGRYTIVSTSTNAVKVTKTY